A portion of the Flavobacterium magnum genome contains these proteins:
- a CDS encoding DUF3570 domain-containing protein, producing MKRIVITGFALLGLFRMQAQTQPSDSTGYKSTKLKIEEVNLVSSYYKQNGNNSAVTGGIGTEELTDISNAIDLKLVKYGKTGNKHTWDVEVGVDHYTSASSDMIDLSANSSASSGDIRFYPSVSYLMENEDKGQSFGAGVSSSTEFDYQSFGGNIVYAKKTKDRNGEFTAKFQAYLDQVKLVEPVELRTGGENYGTASRNTFAGSLSYAQVVNRNFQVMFLADVITQSGYLGLPFHRVYFDDGSVHQENLPDTRLKIPLAVRGSYFLGDNIILRAYYRYYTDDWGLKSHTADLEVPVKLSPVFSLSPFYRFYTQTAVKYFKGFQQHDGTEEFYTSNYDLSKFDSSFFGMGMKFTPLKGVFGLKHFNTIEIRYGHYTKTTNMVSNIISINIKYK from the coding sequence ATGAAGAGGATAGTGATCACAGGATTTGCCCTATTGGGGTTATTCCGCATGCAGGCGCAAACGCAGCCTTCAGATTCAACAGGGTATAAAAGCACCAAGCTCAAGATCGAGGAGGTAAACCTGGTGTCGAGTTATTATAAACAAAATGGAAACAATTCGGCAGTCACCGGCGGCATCGGGACCGAGGAGCTGACCGATATTTCCAACGCGATTGATTTGAAGCTGGTCAAATACGGCAAGACAGGCAACAAGCACACCTGGGATGTTGAAGTCGGCGTGGACCATTATACGTCCGCTTCCTCTGATATGATTGATCTCAGCGCCAATTCATCGGCTTCATCAGGCGACATCCGCTTTTATCCGTCGGTCAGTTACCTCATGGAGAATGAGGACAAAGGCCAATCTTTCGGCGCAGGGGTGTCTTCGTCAACCGAATTTGACTACCAGTCATTTGGCGGGAATATCGTTTATGCCAAAAAAACCAAAGACCGCAATGGGGAATTCACCGCCAAATTCCAGGCATATCTCGACCAGGTGAAATTGGTCGAACCGGTCGAACTGAGGACAGGCGGGGAAAATTACGGGACGGCGTCGAGAAATACGTTTGCGGGCTCGTTAAGCTATGCGCAGGTCGTCAACCGGAATTTCCAGGTAATGTTCCTCGCCGATGTGATTACGCAAAGCGGCTACCTCGGGCTGCCCTTTCACAGGGTGTATTTTGATGATGGCTCAGTGCACCAGGAGAATCTTCCGGACACACGCCTGAAAATTCCGCTTGCGGTGCGCGGCAGTTACTTCCTGGGTGATAACATCATCCTGCGCGCGTACTACCGCTATTATACTGATGACTGGGGTTTAAAGTCGCATACTGCCGATCTCGAAGTGCCGGTAAAACTCTCTCCGGTATTTTCGTTAAGCCCTTTTTACAGGTTTTATACCCAAACAGCTGTCAAGTACTTTAAAGGATTTCAGCAGCATGACGGTACTGAGGAATTCTACACCAGCAATTACGATTTATCGAAATTCGACAGCAGTTTCTTCGGCATGGGGATGAAATTCACGCCGCTTAAAGGCGTTTTTGGTCTCAAGCATTTCAATACCATTGAAATCCGCTATGGGCACTATACCAAGACGACCAACATGGTGTCGAACATCATCAGCATCAACATCAAATACAAATAA
- a CDS encoding phosphatase PAP2 family protein, with protein MTKRLMAIAILLSFRLSTAQGQTLDTLPAQNNYHFNYKALIIPTVLLGYGIIGLESPTLRGINSSTNNELKEHIDEKISVDDFSQYSPFLSVYALNAFGIQGRHNFKDRTIILGTAYLIMATSVNIIKNTGTVWRPDGTSNNSFPSGHTATAFMGAEFLYQEYKNVSPWYGITGYAVAAGTGFFRMYNHRHWLTDVAAGAGIGILSTKIAYWIHPFVKKTFFSKSTKATGMLMPSYNQGKAGLGFYMEF; from the coding sequence ATGACAAAAAGACTCATGGCAATCGCCATCCTGCTGTCCTTCAGGCTCTCGACAGCCCAGGGACAGACACTGGATACCTTACCCGCGCAAAACAATTACCATTTCAATTACAAAGCCCTGATCATTCCGACCGTTTTACTTGGTTACGGTATTATCGGACTTGAAAGCCCAACACTAAGAGGGATTAATTCAAGTACGAATAATGAATTGAAAGAACACATTGACGAGAAAATCTCAGTAGACGATTTCTCACAATACAGTCCGTTCCTTTCGGTGTATGCCCTCAATGCCTTCGGGATCCAGGGCCGGCATAACTTCAAAGACCGCACCATCATATTAGGCACGGCTTACCTGATTATGGCAACTTCGGTCAATATCATCAAAAATACCGGTACGGTATGGAGACCTGATGGCACTTCGAACAATTCTTTCCCGTCAGGCCATACGGCGACCGCGTTTATGGGTGCCGAATTTTTGTATCAGGAATACAAAAACGTGTCTCCGTGGTACGGCATTACCGGATACGCTGTGGCCGCCGGAACGGGCTTCTTCAGGATGTATAACCACCGCCATTGGCTTACGGATGTCGCCGCGGGAGCAGGCATCGGAATACTAAGTACAAAAATTGCTTACTGGATCCATCCCTTTGTAAAGAAAACCTTTTTCAGCAAAAGCACAAAGGCGACCGGCATGCTGATGCCATCCTATAACCAGGGCAAAGCCGGACTCGGATTTTACATGGAATTCTAA